One genomic segment of Methanocorpusculum sp. includes these proteins:
- a CDS encoding flavodoxin family protein, giving the protein MPSILVTCYSRTGKTKILAESIGKGAKEVDGIDVDVLAFNRVSASDLVRYDGIILGSPVYFGGVAAELKEFIDDTTFVRGKLVGKVGAAFTTAGDRTGGKETAILSIVQAMLIHGMIVVGDPISPEANNDEHNGGHYGLAADGQLTENDLRQAEHFGRYVATVVSRMC; this is encoded by the coding sequence ATGCCCTCAATACTCGTAACCTGTTACAGCAGGACCGGTAAAACCAAAATCCTTGCTGAATCGATTGGCAAGGGAGCAAAAGAGGTGGATGGGATTGATGTCGATGTTCTCGCATTTAATCGTGTGAGTGCGAGCGATCTTGTTCGTTATGATGGAATAATTCTTGGTTCCCCGGTGTATTTCGGGGGTGTGGCTGCGGAATTGAAAGAGTTTATTGATGACACCACCTTTGTGCGCGGCAAACTTGTTGGAAAAGTCGGTGCTGCATTCACCACAGCCGGGGACCGGACCGGGGGAAAAGAAACCGCGATCCTATCGATCGTTCAGGCAATGCTGATCCACGGCATGATCGTTGTTGGCGATCCGATCTCTCCCGAAGCAAACAACGATGAACACAACGGCGGGCATTACGGACTAGCTGCTGACGGTCAGCTAACTGAGAACGATCTTCGTCAGGCTGAGCATTTCGGGCGTTACGTGGCTACTGTTGTCTCGCGGATGTGTTAA